GCTGTTATGAGCATCCATAAAGCGCAAGAAGTACCATGAACTACCTGCCCACTGTGGCATGGTATTGGTTTCACGTCGTCCTTTCATCCCTGTAACAGGATCAACAACATTCACCCACTCATCGATGTTAGCAAGTGGCGATTCACCTGTTCCACTCGGATGGATTTTATCTGTTTTAGGCAACAACAAAGGCAGTTCATCTTCTGGAACTGTTGTTGACGTACCATCTTCCCAGTGAATAACTGGAATTGGCTCTCCCCAATAGCGTTGACGTGAGAACAACCAGTCACGTAGACGATAAGAAATAACCGTTTCGCCGACCTTGTGCTCAGTCAACCATTCATTCATAGTTTGAATTGCAGTTGCTTTATCCAAGCCATCTAGGAAGTCAGAATTGATGTGGTTTCCGTCTCCAGTGAAGGCTTCTTCTTCAACATTGCCGCCTTCAAGGACAGGAATAATTTCAAGCTCAAACTTTTTAGCAAATTCATAGTCGCGTGTATCATGAGCAGGAACTGCCATAATCGCACCTGTTCCGTATGTAGACAGAACATAGTCAGAAATCCAAATCGGAATCTCTTTGCCATTTACTGGGTTAATCGCATACGCACCCGTAAAGACACCTGTTTTATCTTTTGAAAGTTCTGTACGCTCTAGATCACTCTTCAAAGCAACTGAATCAATATAAGCTTGAACAGCTTCACGTTGCTCATCAGATACAATCTCTTGAACTAATGGTAATTCTGGTGCCATAACTGTGTAAGTTGCGCCGAACAAAGTATCTGGGCGAGTCGTAAAGACGGTAAAGTTTTTATCAGTTCCTTTAATATCAAATGTCACATTTGATCCTTCAGAACGGCCAATCCAGTTACGTTGCATTTCTTTAATACTGTCAGGCCAGTCAACTAATTCTAGATCATCAATCAAACGTTCTGCATAAGCAGTAATTTTCAACATCCATTGACGCATTGGCTTTCTATAAACAGGATGTCCACCACGTTCACTCACACCATCAACGACTTCTTCATTCGCCAAAACAGTTCCTAAAGCTGGACACCAGTTAACGGATACTTCTGCCTCGTAAGCAAGACCTTTTTCGTATAGCTTTGTAAAAATCCATTGGGTCCATTTGTAGTAAGATGGGTCTGTTGTATTAATTTCTCTTGTCCAATCGTAACTGAATCCAAGTGATTTAATTTGACGTTTAAATGTCTTAATATTATGAGCTGTAAATTCAGCAGGATCATTTCCTGTATCAAGGGCATATTGCTCTGCAGGCAAACCAAACGCATCCCATCCCATTGGGTGCAAGACATTATAGCCTTGTGAACGTTTCATACGCGCTAAAATATCAGTAGCTGTATAGCCTTCCGGATGGCCCACGTGCAAGCCTTGTCCAGATGGATAAGGGAACATATCTAGAATGTAATATTTAGGTTTTTCTGTTCCTTTTTCTGTTTTGAATGATTGGTTTTTATCCCAATACTTTTGCCATTTTTTCTCAATCTCTTGATGATTGTAAGACATTTTTCTTTGCTCCTTTTTATAAACATAGTAAAAACGTTGAGAAAATAAAAAAGCCTATAGAAATCCCCTTGGGAAATCTATAGGACGATTTTATCGTGGTACCACCTATTAATTAGAATGAACAATCATTCTCTTCTCATACCGTTAACGAGGTGAACCGGTCATACTTACTATATTCAGTATAACAACTAAAAGGTGAGTTCAGATATTTGAATCATGCATTTCCACCAACCATGCACTCGCTATTGATTCATCTAGCCTACTAATCCTTCTCAACGTTTTTCAATTTATTTACCGT
This genomic interval from Jeotgalibaca arthritidis contains the following:
- the leuS gene encoding leucine--tRNA ligase codes for the protein MSYNHQEIEKKWQKYWDKNQSFKTEKGTEKPKYYILDMFPYPSGQGLHVGHPEGYTATDILARMKRSQGYNVLHPMGWDAFGLPAEQYALDTGNDPAEFTAHNIKTFKRQIKSLGFSYDWTREINTTDPSYYKWTQWIFTKLYEKGLAYEAEVSVNWCPALGTVLANEEVVDGVSERGGHPVYRKPMRQWMLKITAYAERLIDDLELVDWPDSIKEMQRNWIGRSEGSNVTFDIKGTDKNFTVFTTRPDTLFGATYTVMAPELPLVQEIVSDEQREAVQAYIDSVALKSDLERTELSKDKTGVFTGAYAINPVNGKEIPIWISDYVLSTYGTGAIMAVPAHDTRDYEFAKKFELEIIPVLEGGNVEEEAFTGDGNHINSDFLDGLDKATAIQTMNEWLTEHKVGETVISYRLRDWLFSRQRYWGEPIPVIHWEDGTSTTVPEDELPLLLPKTDKIHPSGTGESPLANIDEWVNVVDPVTGMKGRRETNTMPQWAGSSWYFLRFMDAHNSNAIASEEAMSYWQNVDLYIGGAEHAVLHLLYARFWHKFLYDIGVVKTKEPFQKLFNQGMILGENNEKMSKSKGNVVNPDDIVSEFGADTLRLYEMFMGPLDASTAWSEKGIEASRRFLDRVWRLFIDDNGQLRDRITKVNTGELDKVYHQTVKKVTEDYEQLHFNTAISQMMIFVNEANKAKALPVEYVKGFVQLVAPIAPHLAEEIWEKLGSAEGISYVAWPSYDETYLVEDEVEVIFQVNGKLKSRAKVSASLSKDELADVAMQDEKIKEEIEGKTIRKVIAVPGKLVNIVAN